A stretch of Alkalicella caledoniensis DNA encodes these proteins:
- a CDS encoding SPFH domain-containing protein produces MAVVDVIRYDGNPDVFAWKHPSHELGNWTQLIVNESQEAILFKGGQALDLFTAGRHTLSTNNIPLLSKLVNLPFGGNSPFVAEVWYINKRFTLDVKWGTKDPIQLQDPQYKIFVPVRSFGQFGIQINDSRKFLVNLVGTMKSFDKTTLNNYFRGVLTTKIKDHISSYLVHKKISVLDINAYIDEISEHIQGRVAPTFEKFGISVENFYVNSINIPENDPGVAKLKDALARRAEMDIIGYNYQQQRSFDTLESAARNEGSGASNIMGAGIGMGMGLGIGGGMGNAMGQVTQNLKPEGNQTCVKCNAANPLNVKFCNNCGNNLTESKKENPAQNTCASCSEPMSSKGVFCPHCGSKHVMCPDCGKGNLEDSKVCRACGNGMPVPCNNCGESVQSGVNFCPNCGNSMVLRCGGCSVEVKPGQKFCHECGNVL; encoded by the coding sequence ATGGCAGTTGTTGATGTTATTAGGTATGATGGTAATCCAGATGTTTTCGCTTGGAAGCATCCATCACATGAACTTGGCAATTGGACTCAGTTAATTGTCAACGAATCTCAAGAGGCTATTTTGTTTAAGGGGGGCCAGGCACTAGATTTATTTACTGCAGGGAGACATACTTTAAGCACTAATAATATTCCTTTACTTTCAAAACTAGTTAATCTTCCATTTGGTGGAAACTCTCCTTTTGTTGCAGAGGTGTGGTATATCAATAAAAGATTTACATTAGATGTAAAGTGGGGGACAAAGGACCCTATTCAACTTCAGGATCCACAATATAAGATATTTGTGCCTGTTAGGTCATTCGGTCAGTTTGGTATACAGATAAATGACTCTAGGAAGTTTTTAGTAAACTTAGTTGGTACCATGAAGTCCTTTGATAAGACCACTTTAAATAATTATTTCAGAGGTGTACTTACTACCAAGATTAAAGATCATATATCTTCATACTTAGTTCATAAAAAAATAAGTGTTTTGGATATCAATGCATATATTGATGAGATTTCAGAACATATTCAGGGGAGAGTAGCTCCAACCTTTGAAAAGTTCGGTATCAGTGTTGAGAATTTTTACGTAAACTCAATAAATATACCTGAAAATGATCCTGGTGTAGCAAAGCTAAAGGATGCTTTAGCTCGTAGAGCTGAGATGGATATCATAGGATACAACTATCAGCAACAAAGGTCTTTTGATACCCTTGAGTCAGCAGCTAGAAATGAAGGTAGTGGAGCTTCTAATATCATGGGGGCAGGTATTGGTATGGGTATGGGACTAGGCATAGGTGGAGGTATGGGTAATGCCATGGGGCAAGTGACTCAAAACCTAAAACCTGAAGGTAACCAGACTTGTGTTAAATGTAATGCTGCAAATCCTTTAAACGTTAAGTTCTGTAATAATTGTGGAAACAACTTAACGGAGTCTAAAAAAGAAAATCCAGCACAAAATACATGTGCTAGCTGTAGTGAACCTATGTCATCTAAGGGTGTTTTCTGTCCTCACTGTGGGAGTAAACATGTTATGTGTCCTGATTGTGGAAAGGGCAATTTAGAGGATAGCAAGGTTTGCAGAGCTTGTGGTAATGGTATGCCTGTACCATGTAATAATTGTGGAGAGAGTGTACAATCTGGCGTTAATTTCTGCCCGAACTGTGGAAATAGCATGGTCCTTCGTTGTGGAGGGTGTAGTGTAGAAGTTAAGCCAGGTCAAAAATTCTGCCATGAATGTGGTAATGTTTTGTAG